The DNA region CCGTGCGCTCGATCAGCTCGTCAATCGGGAGATTGTGCGGAGGCGCCTCAATCTCGCCGATCCGGATGACCTGTCCCGCCACCTTCACGCCGAACTGCTCCAGAAACTGTCTGGCGATGGCGCCGACGGCTACCCGTACGGTCGTCTCCCGCGCGCTGGAGCGCTCCAGCACGTTGCGCAGATCCTTCAGGTTATATTTCAACCCGCCGTTCAGATCCGCATGGCCGGGTCTTGGGCGGTGCACACGCCGCTTCGCTTCGTCATTGCCTTCGATCGGCTCCACATTCATGATGTTTCTCCAGTGCGTCCAGTCCTTGTTCTCCACGACAAGCGCAACCGGCGCGCCGGTCGTATATCCGTGGCGCACTCCCCCGAGAATCTGGGCCGTATCCTTCTCGATCTGCATGCGCCGTCCGCGGCCGTATCCCTTCTGGCGCCGGTGCAGCTGAAAATTCAGCGCATCGAAATCGATCTTCATATTGCTCGGAAGCCCTTCGATAATCGTAGTCAGCTGAGGCCCGTGCGTTTCTCCCGCCGTTAGAAAACGTAAACTCATGATGCTTTTCCCCCTTTAAACTTTTAAGCGTTAAAACGCTAAAATCCGTAAATATCTTCTGATCATTATAGTATAGCTAATACGCTTTGACAAGAATCCCTCTATACAGCAAAAGCGCCTCTCATCCCCGGATGGAAAAGCGCTTCGCCTTTATGGTCAGCCTGCTCGCGCACCGCGATTGCCAACCATGATTGGATGGTATCGATCCTGATCCCGGCTGCTCGCTCCGGCGCAGCTTCGCACACAGTGAGCTAGAGCTTCCGGTAAAAAAACGTTTCATTGCTCTCCAAGCCGTATTGGCCCGGATTGAAGATTTGCTCGGTGCTGCCCACAAACAGAAATCCGCCGGGCTTCAGACTTGCCGCAAACTTCATGTACAGCTTATGCTTGGCATCCTCTGTAAAATAAATCATGACATTCCGGCACACGATCAGATCGAAGCCGGTCTCGAACCGGTCCGTCAACAAGTTCTGCTTCTGGAAAACGATCTCCTTCTTCAGACTGTCGCTGAACCGGTACAGGGCGCCTTCTTCCGTGAAATACCGCGAGGCAACCTCCTGCGGCACGTCCTTTAGCGAACGCTCCAGATACATTCCTTCCTTCGCCTTCTGCAGCGCTCCTTCATCGATATCGCTTGCCGTAATGCGCGCCCGGTTCAGCAGCTTCTTCTCCGCCAAAATCATCGCAAGGGTATACGGCTCCTCGCCCGTAGAGCAGGCTGCGCTCCACAGCTTAAGCGTACCCGGGTTCTGCTCGGCGATGGAGGGTAAAATCTTCTCTTTCAAAATTTCCCACCGGTTCGGGTTTCGCCAGAACTCTGATACGTTGATCGTCATCCGGTCCAGAAACTCGTGAAATAGCGGCTTGTCCTTCATCATCGCATCGTAAAATGCCGCAAAGGTCGAGTAGCCCTTCTTGTTGCGCAGCGTCGTCAGCCGCCGTTTCATCTGCGCTTCCTTGTAATCGGCCAGATTGATTCCCGTGCTC from Paenibacillus ihbetae includes:
- a CDS encoding CheR family methyltransferase, which encodes MTEHGLLTEDQDYVGFVRSIERSTGINLADYKEAQMKRRLTTLRNKKGYSTFAAFYDAMMKDKPLFHEFLDRMTINVSEFWRNPNRWEILKEKILPSIAEQNPGTLKLWSAACSTGEEPYTLAMILAEKKLLNRARITASDIDEGALQKAKEGMYLERSLKDVPQEVASRYFTEEGALYRFSDSLKKEIVFQKQNLLTDRFETGFDLIVCRNVMIYFTEDAKHKLYMKFAASLKPGGFLFVGSTEQIFNPGQYGLESNETFFYRKL